The following is a genomic window from Nicotiana tabacum cultivar K326 chromosome 3, ASM71507v2, whole genome shotgun sequence.
cgtatgttggttctgcagcccggtacaggttcgatatatcatttaagacttgcccgcaaaatttggtgtcaatccgggTAGCTTTAGGGCGTTTCGgctcgttagaggaaaattaagaacttgaagttcataagtttgattcatttggttttagggggATGATTCTTAAATTTAGCGTAGTTTCGGGTGTTCCGGAGGTTTGAGTAGGTCCGtctcatgatttcagacttgtcggtatgttcgggtggAGCCCGAGAGCCCGCGTCAAACGgatgaggctcgagtgaagttgggaATTTGGAGAAGTACTGAAGCATCtgtttctgtcataaccgcacctgcggttggtcgaccgcaggtgcgagaccgcagaagcggtcatagcctcgcagatgcggcccagagCTGGCCAGACCAAGCTACAGAAGCGGCTCCCTAGCCGCACAAAGCGGCTACGTAGACGCGGCTtccagaccgcagaagcggtcccagccctTTTAGCCAATTTTGCAGATGCGGTCTCCTCTCGCacgtgcgggaccgcagatgcggtctccTAACTGCAGATACAGAAACTGCTGAAGGagtgagcttcatttaagtcGAGCTCCAGCCATTTTTTGACCATGTGGCACTCGGgtattgagcgattttggagctcttgagaagGGATTTCCACATAGCATCGTGAAGTATGTTCATCTCCCTTATTTCTAAGTTTAACACTCGAGTTTTGGATAGATTAACACCGAAAGATTTGgataaatcatatattattgatccttaagTTATAGAAAACAACTTCCTTTGAAAACTTTcagaatccggacacgtgggctcGGGACGGATTCTAAGAAACTTGTGTCAAAGGTTGGGAAAGTGCTTAGATAGCTAGAATTTGATCCTGTGAgtttatattgactagttcctacctcatttaactagtttgggatcgttcggctccgaattgaggacttgggctcgttcttggtattggaagtgcactttggagcgaggtgagtctcctttctaaccttgtaagagggaattgtccccataggtgtaataattgaattaattgccATTATAtgcaggggctacgtacgcactaggtgacgagagtccgtgcgtagctactattatgttaaatccgggtagtctaggacccaaaagcatgctctatgtgatattcttgtaacttgATGATAAATTCGGATTCATATGAATTATGTTGATTAAGGTAAATGAGACTAGTAAGAGGAACCTTATCTGCTTCGtcttttaaaagagaatttgaaTATACCTGTGAATAACTACTCCTCAGATATACATTATTGTCTGCTTGTTGATGAGTTTATTATATTTGACCGTTCCGCACGtgtgattcacgagcggggtaatagatgcatctatggttcgagccgttcgaccctcggtagtacacaatttacttttatgttggatcgggtcgtacgtccctCGGTGTTACTTGCGCAtgttttatttagtatttttgtgGACTGAACTTCATATATGACTTGAAACATAAATGGATACTCATGATATTATCTGGAGAAAGAACTGTTATTCCTTGTCATAAAATGTTAATTAATTGTGCTATCCATGCTTATTACAAattctttctcatattatttgagtctagtaagtatcaagtcgacatctcgtctctacttcttcgagattagatgggatacttactgggtacatattgtttatgtactcatactacacttctgtacttaattgtacaggatctgaggcaggtgtcaCTGGTTATTAGTCTGGTGCGCATCCCTGAGCGGATTTCGAAACTTCTACGGTGAGTTGCTCCCCTTCCCATGCCGTTAAGTAGCCTGAAGGAGTCTCTCTTATGTATTTTTGCTGTCTATTCTgtttcggacagtaggatagtgtgattcttttgtatattctactagttgcccacaacttgtaacaccaagtcttggcacacacGTTAGTAGACTATATTTTTTGGGATTGTATGATTATTTTTGACTTTACCGAtcatttctgattttatttcaaCTTAAGGAATCATTGCATCTATTTATTTTTTGGGTAAAAGTAAACGAGAGCTTATTTAGTATTTTCTGCGTTGGCTTGCCCGCCaatggtgttaggcgccatcatgacctattatggagtgtattcgactgtattcatggagtgaaatatgggattacagctggacagattattgtattcgactatattcacggcgtgaaataggggattacactgtttttaaaatggaaagtgaatcaattaacataatagactcctaatataactcaacaaactcaattataatacacaaattttgtatttttcagttacaaaaaagattctcaaccacAAAATACCCcgaaaacatagcaatcttcagaaaaattatataatacatctgaatacataattatattaattaaaaaaaatatcaatacattcatggcatatagcgagacaatgaatacaatgaaatagatagaatacagagggatacattgaaatacaatgagaaaaaaggacactgaatacaatgaaatacaacgagatacaacgagatacattgaattacaatgaaaaaaagatagtgtatacaatgaaatacatagaaataCAGTGAGATACATTGAAATGCTCTTAAAAAAAAGGTAACAGAATCTTCAAATTGCTCAACCCCAAACTTCAGGCGACCTATTTTAGTCGACAATTTTCCAACGACCCATCGGATTCCGACCATGATTCCATAAGCAACgatgagagaaagaagaagaaaacgagaaagaTGGCTGAAGAAGAAATTGCTAGCATCTGTAACGCATCTGATATCAGTAGTCAATTTCTGTTGTGAACCCTGCCTTTCCTGTCTAAAAGTGCTTTCTATATCTTGTTTATTCTCCACTTCTTCTGATATTACACTAGCCCCATGTGTTCTCGTTTTGGAGTCCTTGTCACTAGAAACATCAGAAATCACAGCCTTGGAGTTTATCAAAATCGTAATTCCGAAAACAATCAAAatcggaagaagaagaagaagaagaagaagaagaagaagaagaagaagaagaagaagaagaagaagaagaagaagaagaagaagaaacatactGGAGTTGGCCATGGAGATTTCGTTGCCTTCATTAGGGTCAAGCCAGATAGGTAACGTATTTTATGAGAAAGAAGCAacgtattttatggcttaagggtaggaggtgaccataaataggtatttggctataaaaatcaaaaggtagttatagaatataatttttttaaaatgatacttatttaaaataaataaggtatcaacctttgctataggaggtaaataATCCTCAACGAAATAAACCCTTACAAAGTGGACGAAACTTTCCTAGTCTGGATTGAAAAGTGGAGGAATTGtagaattaaaaaattaaaatcctaaatatttagaaaataattaaatgactactCCTAAATATTATAGACATAATTAAAAAATACTCCTActtattaggaaaataattaaatgattattcctaaatattagaaaaataatctaatgactattttatccaatgtgaactatattttaaaagggtaaaaaagacgaacaacatttcgctaagggccttcgtgcttttaatatagtatagataaatagatagatagagaattaaattaaaataagtgacaaaatatttactataaatATGCCggcaaaaataattaaagaaaatacaTATCCGTTTTACCTTCCCAAATTTGCTCCAAATAAGTATACGGTTAGGAATTAGGATGAAAAAAATTAATGGTGCAAAGCAATAAACATCATCCGGATGAAATTCTTTTGTAATTAAGGAGGTTGAGAATTAACTTGTAATAAGTGACTTAAAAATTTCTCACACCATTTAATCATGAATCGGGACGCTTCTATAGAGAAACTTAGAAACAGTCGTATTCATATGAAGCGGTGTCTTctagtttagttttttttaaaaaaaaaaaattaaataggaTATTTTAGATTAAAAGGGTATTTAGATAATTCAATATATTAGTAATTATTTATAAGGACAAATTGGTTCAGCTTTTAACTTTTGAGATCCCCACTTTATAATAATTAGAAGATTatataacaaaacaaaaaaagtggGAATTAATAACCTTATATGTTGTTTATGAAGGTTAACAAGGTTCAATGATCATAATATAGAAGGGATAAAAACCTAAGTTTTGAAGAATGGGTTGTGTGCAAATATAGTTAAAAGTTTTGTGCACTATTGGCATTTAAAATACGGTTAAAGGCTTTATGCATTATTGACATTAAAATAGATATGATTATTTCACAAAAATCAACGGAGATATTTAGTTACTACTTACTAAGAGGGGACAACTTTTCTGAAAGGAcactttaaattattaattttttttcttaataaatatttattattaactaTACTTAAGCTATTTAAAGTATTTAAAAGGATATTTCGGTAATTCGAGGTCTCgccacttttataataatatagatttgTTCAAATAATAAAAGTTCCCCCTCCTCAATTCAAGGAGTTAAATGAATGTAAGTTGTTTCCTTTCCCTACTCTGTTGGATCTTTAATAATCCAACTTGGACTATTTCTCGTTTTCTTTGTCTTTCATCTCCCTCCACAAAACAAACCGAATCCTCTCATCATCTCACTTCTCACTTCTTGCTTTCATTTCTATTACTAACTTCAACATAAAGGCTATTGCAAAAACTAAAAAAAGAAGTAGCAAATTGGATGTAATCCAAAtcacaaccaaacatgccaacagcAAGAGCTCGTTTGGGCAGAAGACCATCCAGTTCTTCCTACTCATCAACTATTACTACTATCATCTTTGTATCATTATGTGTTTTAGGCGTATGGCTTCTCACCTCCACCTCTGTTATTCCTCCCAAATccaccactcgaacatccaccgAATCTACCACCTCCACTTCTTCTTCTCTTGCCTCCACCATTATGGATGCCCACAAGACCATTTCTAACAATGGAAGAACACCTGTTTTTAAGGACACACAAGGAGACCTTCCTGATGATGCCATAAAACCTGATGACGCTAACCGGCCTCAGGATACTAGGGAAAATGACAAGCCCCAGACAGATGTCTCATCAGATATTACAAAGTATTCTGGTGGTAGAGATAGTTTAAACGGGAATGGTGAATCGTTGCAAGGTAGTGAAAATGGAAAACTAGAAGATGACAAGAAAAATGGAAATCTAGCTGCTGCAGAGCACTCTCACGGATTGCATGGAATCGAATCTGTTGAAGAGCAAGAGAAGCAGAAACTATTGGAGACACAAACATCTGAGGAAAGTTCCATCACTCACAGGCAAGAAGCTGAGCAAATAACTGCAGGAATCGGAAAGACAATAACTGGAAAAGAATCTAAAGATAAGGGAAGCCTAGGAAAAGATAAGGCTGAAGAGGACGTGTCGTTGGATTCAGGAAATGATGCCCATGGAGTTTCAACAGATAACACCAAGAACATATTGACAGATCAAGAGCAACAAAAACGACTAGAGCAGCATCAACAACAGGAAGATGACCAAATGCAACAGCAACAGAAACAATCAGAAGAACAAACTCAAGGAGTAATGAGTAAAGATCAAATCAAACATGACGAGGCACctatattaaaagatgttaaaaTTCAACATGACCATAAGGCTCCCGTAAACTTAACTAATAACCTACCTGTTCTGAAGACTGAAAATCACAAGACTGAAACCATTGTACCAAAAGAGTCTAAAGAATCAAAGAAGTCCTGGTCGACACAAGCTGATCATTCAGTTAACCAGAAAGAAAGACGAACAGTCGGATCAAATAACAAAGACAGCAGTGTCCCGGAACAGAATTGGCAGCTGTGCGAGGTGGCAGCTGGTGCAGACTACATACCATGTTTAGACAACGAGGAAGCAATAAAAAAGCTAAAAACCACAAAGCATTATGAACATCGCGAAAGACACTGTCCTCAGGAACCTCCTACCTGCCTTGTCCCCTTGCCTCAGGGATACAAGACACCAATTGAGTGGCCTAAAAGCAGAGATAAGGTAGTTGTCTGTTCAGAAGTACTTTGTTACTTAATATGTATCCCAAAAATGTTAATCTTTTGAGAATTTTCTGTTTTTATCCAGATATGGTACCATAATGTGCCTCATACATTGTTAGCAGAGGTGAAGGGGCACCAAAACTGGGTGAAGGTTTCTGGTGAATTCCTAACTTTCCCAGGTGGAGGTACCCAGTTTATCCATGGAGCATTGCATTACATTGATTTTGTACAAGAGGTATGTCATCCATCACCAAAAACTATAATAACAACAATACATTTATCTTTTAAACATTAACTTTATATCAAGATAATGACTAAACCTTTCCTCATGGCCTCTACTCAATAATATCATAGGATGATCAACCCAAAAATAAAAAGGACATCTTAAAACTAATTACTAGAAGAAGATATGTACCACTTTTGACAATTCAATGATGCTGAAGATTTATTTCAATCAACTGGTTGTAGGCAGTTCCGGATATAGCATGGGGAAAGCACACTCGAGTAGTATTAGATGTTGGCTGTGGAGTCGCGAGTTTTGGTGGTTATCTTTTCGAGAGAGATGTTCTTGCAATGTCTTTCGCACCTAAAGATGAACATGAGGCACAAGTTCAATTTGCACTAGAAAGGGGAATACCTGCAATATCTGCAGTGATGGGTACTCAGAGGTTGCCATTTCCAAGTGGAGTTTTTGACCTTGTGCATTGTGCACGCTGCAGAGTCCCTTGGCATgaagaatttaattaatattatatatatatatatatatatatatatatatatatatatatatatatatatatatatatatatatatatatatatatatatatatatatatatattacagcTATTTCACCATTCAAGTCCTCATTAAGACTCTGCCTTTGAGTTATCATATAGATTTGTTAATAAAGTTTAAATATGCGATGAAGGTGGTGCTCTTCTCCTGGAACTGAATCGTGTACTTCGCCCCGGAGGTTACTTTGCCTGGTCTGCAACTCCTGTGTACCAAACTCTTGAAGAAGATGTTGAGATATGGAAGGGTAAGATCCTACTCATTCCTTTCGCTTAATGTCGATCGTTTAATGTAAAATTAACACCTTTGCTGTTTTTCGGTTCTCTTAACAGCAATGTCTAATCTGACGGTGTCCATGTGCTGGGAGCTTATAACCATAAAGAAGGACAAACTAAACTCCGTTGGTGTTGCTATCTACCACAAACCAGACACAAATGACTGCTACgatcaaagaaaacaaaacaaaccccCAATGTGTAAACCAGATGATGATCCTAATGCTGCCTGGTAAGCTCACTGTAAGAACAGACTAAGAATTTGTCGTCCAACAAGATTTTGTTTACTCAGTGAAATCTGCCTGCCAATACCATTTGGAATATCTACAAAGAATATAATTTCCACATATTCTTGAGAACTGCTTACCAAGTTTTAATGAGATTGGATTACAATACACATTTCAGGTATGTTGCCTTCCATTCATGTATACATAGGGTGCCgactgaagaaaaggaaagaggatATCGGTGGCCTGTAGAGTGGCCTGAGCGACTACAGACCCCTCCATACTGGCTAAACCAATCACAAGTTGGAATTTATGGAAAACCAGCTCCAGATGACTTTGCAGCAGATTTGGAACATTGGAAACGTTTGGTAAGCAAGGTGTATATGAACGGACTGGGAATTAGCTGGTCAAATGTGAGAAACGCCATGGACATGAGAGCAGTATATGGAGGGTAACTAACTTCTCTCTTCTTACCTCTGGTTATGCACCAAAAAGAGTACTGATAAAAGGCTCCTATTAACAGGTTTGCTGCAGCTCTTAGAGATCTCAAACTGTGGGTGTTGAATGTGGTGAATGTCAACTCTCCGGATACACTTCCTATAATATACGAACGTGGTCTTTTTGGGATTTATCATGATTGGTGTGAATCCTTCAGTACATACCCAAGGACATACGATCTACTACATGCTGATCATCTTTTCTCCCAGTTAAAGAAGAGGTAATAGTAGTTTATGGAGTAGAACCTTGTCCTGTTTTAAAATGGTTCATGTACCATGACCTAGACTTTCATGGGGCATTTGTAGGTGTAAAATTGTTGCTGTGTTAGCAGAGATTGACAGAATAGTTAGACCTGGAGGTTACTTGATTGTCCGTGATGATTCCGCCACAACTAAGGAAGTAGAGAACTTACTCAAGTCTCTGCATTGGGAAATTCGGAAAACCATCTCCCATAACCAAGTTGGAATACTAAGTGCACAGAAGACTTTGTGGCGGCCAAGCGCTTCTGCTGCACCAACCTGACTACAAAGTCAGGAGAATCTCAAATTGTCTAAATCTGTAGTTTTTACTCTATAGCAAGCACAACAAGCAATTCTATTTTGTAGCCTAAAGTTCTTCATGTAATGCTGCGAGCAGGCAAGAAGCTGCTACCGTagcttttgttatttattttttatagttatttatttattctttgatAGATAAAGAAGGCAAAGTGCTGCCGGCAAATGCCGCAGCTCTTGTTATTGATTAATTGCAAGGCTAATGAAACATTTAGCATACAGATGCATAATTACAACGACCGAGAACTGAAGttccccatttattttttttgaaaaaggtaACAACTGAAGTTCCCCATTTATTAATCTCTTCTTCAAGCATGTCTCGTAGTCatcttatcatttttctttttcccttcttagtcgcttttatttttttctccgCGGGTTGTTTGTATTTTTTCGAGACTCGCCAACTTCAGTTTTGTCCAAGACATCTAGCATTAAGAAGGTCAACAAAAAGGACAAACAGCTCTTGGAGGAGTGAGTGCTTGATCACTGAGTTTTGATGGCTATATCTTTTTTTGGAGCGAACTCAGGGCTACTTTGAAGCACATTGATACAAGTTATACCTTTTTAAACAAAAGGCTACACAGATTCCACTTTGTCTATGGATAAAGACATTATAAGTAACGCAACTATGAATCTCACAGTAAGTTTGATCTTGGCTTAAGATAAATGCTAACGGCATGCTTAACGCATGAAAATTGGACAAAAGGTTGTCTTTCTAGTAGCAGACAGGTTTCCTCAACCAATTTGGTTGGGTCAGCTTTAagattgatttaaaaaaaattatgagcTGCTTTGACAAAGATAGACTCTGTTGAAATGCGAATGGGTCTGCAGAGCTCATGAATAATGGCATTTAGCAGTAATTATAAATGCAACAGATTAGGCAGACGGATATTtctctaaatgaatacaaaggaTCTGAGTTAACAGCTTTCCTTATGTGCCAAGCATGGCATTTCTTCACTCTTATGTCTCTATATTTGTTACAATTTGGATCTACACAAGCTTTTTCATACTGCCATTCGCTCAGATATTAATCTTCTGGGAACATTTGTATCCACGGGTTCTAGAATCTAGATCCACATAAATTAGATTctaaagtttgaaatttgaacaACATAACTGGAATTGGAGCATAGTCTGTACTAGAGGATTTCTCTAATTCCACGCCTCTTGTTATCCTATTCCATTTTACTTTTGTTCATTTGTAAACAACCTGCTGTCTCTGCACAGTGTACACTGAAGTTATAGCTAGTGAAGGACATATGCATTTGAATTAAGTTCAAATCCCTAGTTGTTTGTCCAGATACCCATTTTTCAGCATGAGAAACGAAACGAACAGCATAGTAAGCATACAAATTTTTAGTTTAGAGCTGGACCTACCAAACTAAACTAAGCTCTCCATGAATGCATTGTAGCTTCAGGAATTCAGATAAGATGCTTGAATCTCTCGACTTGCAGTACTTTACTCTTTCTTAAGTAGACTTTGCAACTGACCGTTCTTGACAGCAATTTGAAGATCTaataaaaagccaaaaaaatgaaaatcacaaaaacaaaaagaatcaaGTGTTACAAGCTGATAATATCAGGTCAGGAGAACAGGAATCAGACAACTGAAATCACAAGGCCTACCCTCTGAACCACCAATATGCTTCCCATTCACAAACACTTGCGGAACTGTGCTGCGGCCCACCAGATCCAAAAGGACATCTTGAATACGACCGCCATCGTCTGAGCAGATATTTTGTAAGTTTGAAGCAAATATATTAATTCCATCGCTAGATGTGACAACCAATGTAGACTAACACGGATAGACAATCAAATAGTCAACGAAAACTCTGTGTTTTTTGCCATGAATTGTTTTCAAGTGTTCTACTTTAGTTTCATTTCTTTCTACAGGTTCCAAGGGAGGGGTATTGACAACAAATTACCTCGAAGATCAAGCTCCACCACAAATGGTTGTTCTTGAAGTTCATTGAAGATGCGTTTGGCACGCTTGCAGTACCTATTGTCAAAAGACAATACAAATTAGCAGGAAAAGGACATAAACTACAAACATCAACATGCACTTAAAAAGCTAACTCAAAGTCTCAGACACAAggtattttataattcttttttctttttatggtcAAGATAAATAAAACAAGGCATAGCATAAAGATGTGGCAGCATACAGAGCACCACTACAGCCTATGATGCCTCAAATCCATTGTTATCTTTAATCTTATTCATGTATACATATCCTGTCTAAGCATAATGTTTGTTCCAAGCAGCACATAGAACATCGCAAATCACATGCTCAGCTATTAAAATCGATTGGTTACTCACTACGTTCCTTCTTTGCCAAAATGAAAGGTAtgattattattttcaggttTCAATATTGAAGAGAAATAGAAGGCAGTGGATGTCTAGAAAATTTGTCCAACAAACATGTGAATCATCAGCTCTGACATTGGTGACTAGGATTATCTTGGCAACATGTCTTATTAGACAGAGAATCTAGTGATTAGTCCATGTGCGCCCAAGCTAGCCTGGACAGGActgatattttttaaaaaattgcctGATACAGAAATCTGAGAATTAGTTCTCAATTAACTAGCAAAGCAGAATAAAAACcctaaaaggaaaataaaagatgatCTCTTTCATCTGCAGGCTTTACATTATGCTACGAAAGTTAAAAAGTTCTAATCAATTCTTAGTTTTGATCATACAGTGATACACTGATCCTTACGGGCAATAGGATTTGGAGAAGATGGCGATCTTGTTAGAATATATGATATTTTGAACAAAAGCAGAAGGAGAACTAGAAGCTAGGGCTTCTTCTGGACCTTTCACCATCGCCATTACTCCAAACACAGCaatcatcataagcaaattaCGCTTGACCATCATTTTCTCGTTTTCTACTTCACGAACAATAAAGCGTTCGATAAACTGTTGAGTTTTAGAGAAAAAAGTGAGGAAGAGGGGTTTTGTAGCCTCAGCAGAAACCCGAAGACGGCGGATCTCGTCGGCGGTTTTCTCCACGCGGTTACGGAACTGTTCCACGACGGAGATTTTGGAGAGGTCACGTGCTTTGGGAATGAGAAACTGGAAACCGGGTTTAGTAGGAAGTTTGTGACATTGTCTGAAGCACCGGTTTTCTATTTTGGTTAAACGAGCCGCCGGGTTGATGTGAATCATGACGGAGGAGTTGACTGCCATTTTTACTGTAAAGACCGGAAACCCGACAACGAAAGATTAACTTTTGGGACCTACAAAATGCTTTTTACAATTTACTGAATTTTCATTTGAGTGAATGAGCCCATTTATTACTTATATTATACAGGTTTTGGTACTGTTATCTGGTATCACTCTTTCTGGGAAGTAGTAAATTATTACTATCAATTGTGCTACAAAAAACGTGATAATTTAGACACACCACATTATGTATACTTCATAACCAAACTTTACAAATATGATAACAAAAACACACGTGAAACCCATGGGGGAAAAAGTAAGCAAATGCAAGTAGTATTCGTACGGGTTTTgagtttttaatattttttgaaagaaccATTTTTGGAATAAACAAAAAGTAATCAGtagtattatttttaaaatatttccaaTGAATCCCCCCAAAAATGTGACTAATAGATATCTTTAACTAAAATGTGAAATTTTCGAAACTGAATTTTTTGAGTATAAACATTAAGTGCGAATAAGTTCCAACCCTATAAAGCAATATATTCGGATCATTCTTGAAATATACTACATGAAATTTTAATCTTGTATCAGGATTATTTCTAGTCTTAATCCTAATATCAATGTATATTCATAACTTGCTGTCAGTATTTGCCAAAACTAGTTTCCAAGCCAAGggataaaaataaggaaaattagAGTAGCTAACAACTTGTTGATCAATAAAG
Proteins encoded in this region:
- the LOC107784787 gene encoding putative methyltransferase PMT27, with protein sequence MPTARARLGRRPSSSSYSSTITTIIFVSLCVLGVWLLTSTSVIPPKSTTRTSTESTTSTSSSLASTIMDAHKTISNNGRTPVFKDTQGDLPDDAIKPDDANRPQDTRENDKPQTDVSSDITKYSGGRDSLNGNGESLQGSENGKLEDDKKNGNLAAAEHSHGLHGIESVEEQEKQKLLETQTSEESSITHRQEAEQITAGIGKTITGKESKDKGSLGKDKAEEDVSLDSGNDAHGVSTDNTKNILTDQEQQKRLEQHQQQEDDQMQQQQKQSEEQTQGVMSKDQIKHDEAPILKDVKIQHDHKAPVNLTNNLPVLKTENHKTETIVPKESKESKKSWSTQADHSVNQKERRTVGSNNKDSSVPEQNWQLCEVAAGADYIPCLDNEEAIKKLKTTKHYEHRERHCPQEPPTCLVPLPQGYKTPIEWPKSRDKIWYHNVPHTLLAEVKGHQNWVKVSGEFLTFPGGGTQFIHGALHYIDFVQEAVPDIAWGKHTRVVLDVGCGVASFGGYLFERDVLAMSFAPKDEHEAQVQFALERGIPAISAVMGTQRLPFPSGVFDLVHCARCRVPWHEEGGALLLELNRVLRPGGYFAWSATPVYQTLEEDVEIWKAMSNLTVSMCWELITIKKDKLNSVGVAIYHKPDTNDCYDQRKQNKPPMCKPDDDPNAAWYVAFHSCIHRVPTEEKERGYRWPVEWPERLQTPPYWLNQSQVGIYGKPAPDDFAADLEHWKRLVSKVYMNGLGISWSNVRNAMDMRAVYGGFAAALRDLKLWVLNVVNVNSPDTLPIIYERGLFGIYHDWCESFSTYPRTYDLLHADHLFSQLKKRCKIVAVLAEIDRIVRPGGYLIVRDDSATTKEVENLLKSLHWEIRKTISHNQVGILSAQKTLWRPSASAAPT
- the LOC107784788 gene encoding uncharacterized protein LOC107784788 gives rise to the protein MAVNSSVMIHINPAARLTKIENRCFRQCHKLPTKPGFQFLIPKARDLSKISVVEQFRNRVEKTADEIRRLRVSAEATKPLFLTFFSKTQQFIERFIVREVENEKMMVKRNLLMMIAVFGVMAMVKGPEEALASSSPSAFVQNIIYSNKIAIFSKSYCPYCKRAKRIFNELQEQPFVVELDLRDDGGRIQDVLLDLVGRSTVPQVFVNGKHIGGSEDLQIAVKNGQLQSLLKKE